The proteins below come from a single Geobacillus thermoleovorans genomic window:
- a CDS encoding YpzG family protein, translating into MGHHRHKKFYDNFYSNPFQQPWANPKHAHSQVNGETQQTLDLIILERQTRKQS; encoded by the coding sequence ATGGGTCACCATCGGCACAAAAAATTTTATGACAACTTTTATTCGAACCCGTTTCAGCAGCCGTGGGCCAATCCAAAACACGCCCACTCGCAAGTGAACGGCGAAACGCAGCAAACGCTTGACCTCATCATTTTAGAGCGGCAGACGCGCAAGCAGTCGTAG
- a CDS encoding metal-dependent hydrolase: protein MDTGTHVLMGVALGSLASLDPAIAHDPLLSHAVLIGALAGSQAPDIDTIFKLRNNAQYIRNHRGITHSIPAVVLWPLLIVSVMAAIYPKTDWLRVWLWTFVAVALHVFVDIFNSYGTQALRPFTKKWIALGVIHTFDPVIFGLHLVGVGGLFLGAHPGYTFLVVYVLIAAYYGLRFRQQANIKRLVHASIAGVTEIITVPTWRPREWHLAISTCDKFYVARVKRGELIILDRFQKRALPDHPVMNAAKRDENIAAFLSFSPVYRWEMNEYDDYYEVRFTDLRYRSKGYYPFVAVVQLDRDLNIVSSYTGWIFSEGKLRKKLELAPNG from the coding sequence TTGGATACAGGCACACATGTTTTGATGGGGGTGGCGCTCGGCAGTCTTGCTTCACTTGACCCTGCGATCGCCCATGATCCGCTCTTATCCCACGCTGTGTTGATCGGCGCGCTCGCTGGCTCGCAAGCGCCGGATATCGACACGATTTTCAAATTGCGCAACAACGCCCAATATATTCGCAACCATCGCGGCATCACCCATTCGATTCCCGCCGTCGTTCTTTGGCCGTTGCTCATCGTCAGCGTGATGGCTGCCATCTATCCGAAAACGGATTGGCTTCGCGTTTGGCTTTGGACGTTTGTTGCCGTCGCCTTGCACGTATTTGTTGACATTTTTAACTCTTACGGAACCCAGGCGTTGCGTCCGTTTACAAAAAAATGGATCGCCCTTGGCGTGATTCATACGTTTGATCCGGTCATTTTTGGGCTTCATTTGGTCGGCGTCGGCGGCTTGTTTCTCGGCGCCCATCCCGGTTATACGTTTCTTGTCGTCTACGTGCTTATCGCTGCGTATTATGGGCTTCGCTTCCGCCAGCAGGCCAACATCAAACGGCTCGTGCACGCCTCGATCGCCGGGGTGACCGAGATCATCACCGTACCGACATGGCGGCCGCGCGAATGGCATTTAGCCATTTCAACCTGCGACAAATTTTACGTCGCCCGCGTCAAACGCGGCGAGCTCATCATCCTTGACCGCTTCCAAAAGCGTGCGCTTCCCGACCATCCGGTGATGAACGCCGCCAAACGCGACGAAAATATCGCCGCTTTCTTATCTTTTTCCCCGGTTTACCGTTGGGAAATGAACGAATACGATGATTACTACGAAGTGCGCTTTACTGATTTACGCTATCGAAGCAAAGGGTATTACCCGTTTGTCGCTGTCGTCCAGCTCGACCGCGATCTCAATATTGTCAGCTCATACACCGGCTGGATTTTCAGCGAAGGCAAACTGCGCAAAAAGCTCGAACTTGCTCCAAACGGCTGA
- the mutY gene encoding A/G-specific adenine glycosylase, whose product MTRETERFPAREFQRDLLDWFARERRDLPWRKGRDPYKVWVSEVMLQQTRVETVIPYFEQFIDRFPTLEALADADEDEVLKAWEGLGYYSRVRNLHAAVKEVKTRYGGKVPDDPDEFSRLKGVGPYTVGAVLSLAYGVPEPAVDGNVMRVLSRLFLVTDDIAKPSTRKRFEQIVREIMAYENPGAFNEALIELGALVCTPRRPSCLLCPVQVYCQAFAEGVAEELPVKTKKTAVKQVPLAVAVLADDEGRVLIRKRDNTGLLANLWEFPSCETDGADGKEKLEQMVGEQYGLQVELTEPIVSFEHAFSHLVWQLTVFPGRLISSESTKEPFRLVSEDELEAYAFPVSHQRVWREYKEWAGGVRRPD is encoded by the coding sequence ATGACAAGAGAAACAGAGCGATTTCCAGCGCGCGAGTTTCAGCGCGATTTGCTTGACTGGTTCGCCCGCGAGCGCCGCGACCTGCCGTGGCGGAAAGGCCGCGACCCATATAAAGTATGGGTGTCGGAAGTGATGCTGCAGCAAACGCGCGTCGAGACGGTCATTCCGTATTTTGAACAGTTTATCGATCGGTTTCCGACGCTGGAGGCGCTTGCTGACGCTGATGAGGACGAGGTGCTGAAGGCGTGGGAAGGGCTCGGCTATTACTCGCGCGTGCGCAATTTGCACGCGGCGGTGAAAGAAGTGAAAACGCGCTATGGCGGCAAAGTGCCGGACGATCCAGATGAATTTTCTAGGCTGAAAGGAGTCGGACCGTATACGGTCGGGGCGGTGTTGAGCCTCGCTTATGGCGTCCCGGAGCCGGCTGTTGACGGCAACGTAATGCGTGTCTTGTCGCGTCTGTTTCTCGTGACAGACGATATTGCCAAACCGTCGACGAGAAAACGATTTGAACAAATCGTCCGCGAAATTATGGCGTACGAAAACCCGGGAGCGTTTAACGAGGCGCTGATTGAGCTTGGCGCTCTTGTTTGCACACCGCGCCGCCCGTCGTGCCTTCTTTGTCCGGTGCAAGTCTACTGCCAAGCGTTCGCCGAAGGGGTGGCGGAAGAGCTGCCGGTGAAAACGAAAAAAACAGCGGTCAAACAAGTGCCGCTCGCAGTAGCGGTGCTGGCCGATGATGAAGGCCGCGTTCTCATTCGCAAGCGCGACAACACCGGTTTGCTTGCGAATTTATGGGAGTTCCCCAGCTGCGAAACGGACGGTGCAGATGGAAAAGAGAAGCTCGAGCAAATGGTTGGGGAGCAATACGGTTTGCAAGTAGAGCTTACAGAACCGATCGTTTCGTTTGAGCATGCGTTTTCCCATTTAGTCTGGCAGTTGACCGTGTTTCCCGGCCGCCTGATCAGCAGCGAGTCCACCAAGGAGCCTTTTCGGCTTGTGTCTGAAGATGAGCTTGAAGCGTACGCCTTTCCGGTGTCCCATCAACGTGTTTGGCGCGAATATAAAGAATGGGCGGGCGGAGTACGCCGCCCCGATTAA
- a CDS encoding DUF1641 domain-containing protein: MAKPITTIQKRQMTEEEKRTEALAKLKAAVGDSEEAVRELLAFIEQLHESGLLEAANALLKAREDVAKIVVGQLNQKPVTTMINHAFAIAGLVASLDPEKTAKLLEHIAAGALEAYEQNSAETKKIGLFDLLKALNDPDINRAIRFFLSALKAIGKRFRNDG, from the coding sequence GTGGCTAAGCCGATTACCACCATTCAAAAGCGCCAAATGACGGAGGAAGAAAAACGAACTGAAGCGCTGGCCAAGCTAAAAGCCGCTGTCGGCGACAGTGAAGAGGCAGTTCGCGAGCTCTTGGCGTTCATCGAGCAGCTCCATGAAAGCGGCCTGCTCGAAGCGGCCAACGCCTTGTTAAAAGCGCGGGAAGACGTGGCGAAAATCGTCGTCGGCCAGCTCAACCAAAAACCGGTGACAACGATGATCAACCATGCGTTCGCCATAGCTGGCCTTGTTGCTTCACTTGATCCGGAGAAAACGGCGAAACTGCTTGAGCACATCGCCGCCGGCGCGCTGGAGGCGTACGAACAAAACTCCGCCGAAACAAAAAAAATCGGGTTGTTTGATTTGCTTAAAGCGCTCAATGACCCGGACATCAACCGCGCGATCCGCTTTTTCCTGTCCGCTCTCAAAGCGATCGGCAAACGGTTCAGAAATGACGGCTAA
- the fabL gene encoding enoyl-[acyl-carrier-protein] reductase FabL codes for MSGKVAVVTGSSRGIGKAIALRLAKEGYDIVVNYARSKTAAEETAREIEALGRKALVVKANVGDVEKIHTMFAQIDEVFGRVDVLVNNAASGVLRPAMELEETHWNWTMNINSKALLFCAQEAAKRMEQVGGGKIVSISSLGSIRYLENYTAVGVSKAALEALTRYLAVELAPKNIAVNAVSGGAVDTDALKHFPNREELLADAAANTPAGRPVKPDDIVNAVLFLLSDAAEMIRGQTIIVDGGRSLLL; via the coding sequence ATGAGCGGAAAAGTAGCAGTGGTCACCGGCAGCAGCCGCGGCATTGGCAAAGCGATCGCCTTGCGGCTGGCCAAGGAAGGATACGATATCGTGGTCAACTACGCCCGCAGCAAAACAGCTGCCGAAGAAACGGCGCGCGAAATTGAAGCGCTCGGGAGAAAAGCGCTCGTCGTCAAAGCGAACGTCGGCGACGTTGAGAAAATTCACACCATGTTTGCCCAAATCGATGAGGTGTTCGGGCGGGTCGACGTGCTCGTGAACAACGCCGCATCCGGCGTCTTGCGCCCGGCGATGGAATTGGAAGAAACGCATTGGAACTGGACGATGAACATCAACAGCAAAGCGCTTTTGTTTTGCGCCCAGGAAGCGGCCAAAAGAATGGAGCAAGTCGGCGGCGGGAAAATTGTGAGCATCAGCTCGCTCGGGTCGATCCGCTATTTGGAAAACTATACGGCGGTCGGCGTCTCGAAGGCCGCGCTTGAAGCGCTGACCCGCTACTTGGCTGTCGAGCTGGCGCCGAAAAACATCGCCGTCAACGCCGTCTCCGGCGGGGCGGTCGATACCGATGCGCTGAAGCACTTCCCGAACCGTGAAGAGCTGCTCGCCGACGCGGCTGCGAACACGCCGGCTGGCCGCCCGGTCAAACCCGATGATATCGTCAACGCGGTTTTGTTTTTGCTCTCGGATGCAGCCGAGATGATTCGCGGGCAGACGATCATTGTCGATGGTGGAAGATCTTTACTTTTGTAA
- a CDS encoding gamma-type small acid-soluble spore protein — protein MAKQPNKTAAGTNIQEVRQQNAQSAQAAQAGQFATEFAAETNVQHVKQQNAQAEARKAQNVNQ, from the coding sequence ATGGCCAAACAACCGAACAAAACAGCAGCTGGCACAAACATTCAAGAAGTAAGACAACAAAATGCCCAATCGGCTCAAGCCGCTCAAGCTGGCCAATTTGCGACGGAATTTGCGGCTGAGACGAATGTGCAACACGTAAAACAACAAAATGCGCAAGCGGAAGCCCGCAAAGCGCAAAATGTCAATCAATAA
- a CDS encoding L-lactate MFS transporter, producing the protein MKNRWLIALSAVGIHISIGSVYAWSNFTNPLKQLFGWSDQEVALTFSIAILFLGLSAAFLGHFVEKHGPRKSGLLAAIFFGLGVTGSGLAVALGSKYLLYLFYGVLGGIGLGVGYIAPVSTLVKWFPDRRGLATGLAIMGFGFAAAIASPVMNSLIASVGVQNTFFILGITYFVIMTLSSLYLEKPPEGWLPEGFQEKVKAGKAKPSLDLAQLTANEAVKTRRFWYLWFMLFINVTCGIAVLAVAKPLAVESIGISQTAAAALVGAIGVFNGLGRIGWASASDYIGRPNTYTTFFVLQILIFFLLPNVSIKWLFVVMLTIVYTCYGGGFACIPAYIGDLFGTKQLGAIHGYILTAWAAAGLVGPMFAAYIKDTTGSYEGSLAFFGGLFVIAFIISLLVRIDIRRLRAQHEQIAYVSAAKES; encoded by the coding sequence GTGAAAAACCGTTGGCTCATTGCGTTATCGGCTGTCGGCATTCATATTTCGATTGGGTCTGTTTATGCGTGGAGCAATTTTACCAATCCATTAAAACAATTGTTTGGATGGTCGGACCAGGAAGTGGCGCTCACGTTCAGCATTGCGATCTTGTTTTTAGGATTGTCGGCTGCGTTCCTTGGCCATTTTGTTGAAAAGCACGGACCGCGGAAATCCGGACTATTGGCCGCCATCTTCTTTGGCCTCGGGGTGACTGGTTCTGGATTAGCTGTTGCTCTCGGTTCCAAGTATCTGCTTTATCTGTTTTATGGCGTTTTAGGTGGGATCGGGCTCGGCGTCGGGTATATTGCGCCAGTGTCAACGCTTGTCAAATGGTTTCCAGACCGGCGCGGGTTGGCTACAGGGCTGGCGATTATGGGATTCGGTTTTGCCGCAGCGATCGCGAGTCCGGTGATGAACAGTTTGATTGCCTCCGTCGGCGTCCAAAATACGTTTTTCATTTTAGGCATTACGTATTTTGTCATTATGACGTTATCTTCTCTTTATTTAGAAAAACCGCCAGAAGGATGGCTGCCGGAAGGATTTCAGGAAAAAGTGAAGGCCGGAAAAGCCAAACCTTCGCTTGATTTGGCGCAGTTGACGGCCAATGAGGCGGTTAAAACAAGACGTTTTTGGTATTTATGGTTCATGTTGTTTATTAACGTGACGTGCGGCATTGCCGTTTTAGCGGTGGCCAAACCGTTGGCGGTGGAAAGCATCGGCATCAGCCAAACGGCCGCGGCGGCATTAGTTGGCGCCATTGGGGTGTTTAACGGGTTAGGGCGCATCGGTTGGGCATCGGCTTCTGATTATATTGGGCGACCGAATACGTATACGACGTTTTTCGTTTTGCAAATCTTGATTTTCTTCCTGTTGCCGAACGTGTCCATCAAATGGCTGTTTGTTGTGATGCTGACGATTGTGTATACGTGCTACGGCGGCGGATTCGCCTGTATCCCGGCGTATATCGGCGATTTGTTCGGCACGAAGCAGCTTGGCGCCATCCATGGTTATATTTTGACCGCTTGGGCCGCGGCTGGTCTCGTCGGACCGATGTTTGCTGCGTATATTAAAGACACGACCGGTTCTTATGAAGGAAGTTTGGCCTTTTTTGGCGGATTGTTTGTCATCGCTTTCATCATCTCGTTGCTCGTGCGCATCGATATTCGCCGATTGCGCGCCCAGCATGAACAAATCGCCTATGTTTCGGCGGCTAAGGAAAGTTGA
- a CDS encoding small, acid-soluble spore protein K, producing MRNKAHNFPNQNNNKLEGEPRAKAEYASKRADGTTNTHPQERMRASGERSDFF from the coding sequence GTGCGGAACAAAGCGCACAACTTCCCGAACCAAAACAACAACAAGCTCGAAGGCGAACCGCGCGCCAAGGCCGAGTACGCCTCGAAGCGGGCCGACGGCACGACCAACACCCACCCGCAAGAACGGATGCGCGCCTCCGGCGAACGAAGCGATTTCTTTTAA
- a CDS encoding YgaB family protein, with the protein MAMEHAWTNVGDEALFLQQEMERCEEITRQLDELEREAPTAALREEVRQMKREVEAIRRAFLGQMAPGV; encoded by the coding sequence ATGGCGATGGAGCACGCATGGACGAATGTAGGCGACGAGGCGCTGTTTTTGCAACAGGAGATGGAGCGTTGCGAGGAGATCACCCGCCAGTTGGATGAACTTGAACGTGAAGCGCCGACCGCCGCCTTGCGCGAGGAAGTGCGGCAAATGAAACGGGAGGTGGAAGCCATCCGCCGCGCATTTTTAGGGCAGATGGCACCCGGTGTCTGA
- a CDS encoding YfhH family protein has product MIKGEQKRYSEMTKEELQQEIAMLTEKARKAEQMGMVNEYAVYERKIAMAKAYMLNPADFHPGEIYEIEGAPGEYFKVRYLKGVFAWGWRLKGNGEEEALPISLLRKPNLPQS; this is encoded by the coding sequence ATGATCAAAGGAGAACAAAAACGGTACAGCGAAATGACGAAAGAAGAACTGCAACAAGAAATCGCCATGTTGACGGAAAAGGCACGCAAGGCGGAGCAGATGGGGATGGTGAACGAATACGCCGTCTACGAGCGGAAAATCGCCATGGCGAAGGCGTATATGCTTAATCCAGCTGATTTTCATCCTGGGGAGATTTATGAAATTGAAGGGGCGCCTGGAGAGTATTTTAAAGTGCGCTATTTAAAAGGAGTGTTTGCCTGGGGATGGCGGTTGAAAGGAAACGGAGAGGAGGAGGCGCTGCCGATTTCACTGCTTCGTAAACCGAATTTGCCTCAATCATGA
- a CDS encoding DUF2294 domain-containing protein, whose product MSKKEAAFNDIVRKVRKQLFGKGPERIKTYFVDNLAITILHGNLTPTEKFIARTPEGREMVHAARTKMIQDVYAQHVPDGMEELIGSKLLYLFSDIKVEEDMAVSVFVFEKPIEL is encoded by the coding sequence ATGTCCAAAAAAGAAGCCGCTTTCAACGATATTGTGCGCAAAGTGCGCAAACAGCTGTTTGGCAAAGGGCCGGAACGGATTAAAACGTATTTCGTCGACAATTTGGCAATTACGATTTTGCACGGCAATTTAACGCCGACGGAAAAATTTATCGCCCGCACCCCGGAAGGCCGAGAGATGGTGCATGCAGCGAGAACGAAAATGATCCAAGATGTGTACGCCCAACATGTGCCGGACGGCATGGAAGAGCTCATCGGTTCGAAGCTTCTTTATTTGTTCAGCGACATTAAAGTGGAAGAAGATATGGCCGTATCGGTGTTCGTGTTTGAAAAACCGATTGAATTGTGA
- the ntdP gene encoding nucleoside tri-diphosphate phosphatase, whose translation MPVYPREGKIIQIHSYKHNGTIHRIWQETVVLKGTPSYVIGGNNKTLVMEADGRTWVTREPAICFFHAKHWFNIIAMIREDGVYYYCNLSSPFVWDEEALKYIDYDLDMKVFPDMTYMLLDEDEYERHRREMHYPDVIDRILKNNVQKLIGWIKERKGPFAPEFIDKWYGVFQAYQT comes from the coding sequence ATGCCAGTTTACCCTCGGGAAGGGAAAATCATTCAAATCCATAGCTACAAACATAATGGGACGATTCACCGGATTTGGCAGGAAACGGTCGTATTAAAAGGGACGCCATCGTATGTGATCGGCGGCAATAACAAAACACTCGTCATGGAAGCGGACGGCCGGACGTGGGTGACGCGCGAACCGGCGATTTGTTTTTTTCATGCTAAGCATTGGTTTAACATTATCGCCATGATTCGTGAGGACGGGGTGTACTACTATTGCAATTTAAGCTCGCCGTTCGTTTGGGATGAAGAAGCGCTGAAGTACATCGATTATGATTTGGATATGAAAGTGTTTCCCGATATGACGTACATGCTGCTGGATGAAGATGAGTATGAGCGGCATCGCCGCGAAATGCACTATCCCGATGTGATCGACCGCATTTTAAAAAACAACGTTCAAAAACTGATCGGCTGGATTAAGGAGCGGAAAGGGCCGTTTGCGCCCGAGTTCATCGACAAATGGTATGGAGTGTTTCAGGCGTACCAAACGTAA
- the fdhF gene encoding formate dehydrogenase subunit alpha: MEAQMVTVTINGRAYRAKPGMTILEVVNEHGLPHPQVCYTPELGAIQTCDTCIAEVNGTLLRACATPVEDGMVVELGSPRAKAAQKEAMDRLLENHLLYCTVCDNNNGNCKLHNTAEMMQIEHQTYPYRPKVDPSEVDMSHPFYRYDPNQCIACGQCVEACQNLQVNETLSIDWEAERPRVVWDGGVPINESSCVSCGHCVTVCPCNALMEKSMLGEAGFLTGLDKDVLNPMIDFVKEVEPNYTSIFAISEIEAAMREQRIKKTKTVCTFCGVGCSFEVWTKGRKILKIQPVSEAPVNAISTCVKGKFGWDFVNSEERLTKPLIRKGDVFVESTWDEALDLVAEKLGAIKRQYGGNAIGFISSSKISNEENYLMQKLARQVFETNNVDNCSRYCQSPATDGLFRTVGMGGDSGTIHDIATAGLVIIIGANPAEGHPVLATRVKRAHKLFGQKLIVADLRRNEMAERADLFIRPKQGTDQVWLMAVTKYIIDQGWHDEAFIRERVHFFDEFKQLLEKYTLDYAEQVTGIAKADLIRIAEMIHEADGTCVLWGMGVTQNTGGSDTSAAISNLLLATGNYGRPGAGAFPLRGHNNVQGACDMGSLPAWLPGYQHVTDDEARAKFEKAYGVRIDAKPGLDNIQMLEAAERGELKAMYIIGEDMALVDCNANHVQETLAKLDFVVVQDIFLSKTAQFADVILPAAPSLEKEGTFTNTERRIQRFYQALEPLGDSKPDWWIIQEIAKRLGADWNYAGPKEIMDEIASLAPLYSQAHYDRLEGWNSLCWGSHDGADTPLLYKERFNFPDGKARFALADWVEPVQYPEEYDLLVNNGRLLEHFHEGNLTYKSKGIEHKFPEVFVEVSPELAKERGIEDGALVRLISPYGRVKVRVLVTDRVRGNELFLPMHSTANESAINMLTGPQTDHRTNTPAYKQARVRMEVIERSGKTPLPRTNPRFKKRHPQNGVEVERKWRRSDYVPLTEENKGVTIGG; encoded by the coding sequence ATGGAAGCGCAAATGGTGACGGTAACCATCAACGGGCGTGCCTACCGCGCCAAGCCCGGGATGACGATTTTGGAAGTCGTCAATGAACACGGTCTTCCGCATCCGCAAGTTTGTTATACGCCGGAGCTTGGCGCCATTCAGACATGCGACACGTGCATCGCTGAAGTCAACGGAACGCTGCTTCGCGCCTGTGCGACGCCGGTTGAGGACGGCATGGTCGTCGAACTCGGCTCGCCGCGGGCAAAGGCAGCGCAAAAAGAAGCGATGGACCGCCTGTTGGAAAATCATCTCTTGTACTGTACGGTGTGCGACAACAACAACGGCAACTGCAAGCTGCACAACACGGCGGAAATGATGCAAATTGAACATCAAACATATCCGTACCGGCCGAAAGTCGACCCGTCCGAGGTGGACATGTCGCATCCGTTCTACCGCTACGACCCGAATCAATGCATCGCCTGCGGGCAATGCGTCGAAGCCTGCCAAAACTTGCAAGTGAACGAAACGCTTTCGATCGATTGGGAAGCGGAACGGCCGCGCGTCGTTTGGGACGGTGGGGTGCCGATCAACGAATCGTCGTGCGTCAGCTGCGGGCATTGCGTCACCGTCTGTCCGTGCAACGCGTTAATGGAAAAATCGATGCTTGGCGAAGCGGGCTTTCTCACCGGCTTGGACAAAGACGTCCTCAACCCGATGATCGATTTTGTCAAGGAAGTCGAGCCAAACTATACGAGTATTTTCGCCATTTCTGAAATCGAGGCCGCCATGCGCGAACAACGGATCAAAAAGACGAAAACGGTTTGCACGTTCTGCGGCGTCGGCTGTTCGTTTGAAGTGTGGACGAAAGGGCGGAAAATTTTAAAAATCCAGCCGGTATCCGAAGCTCCGGTCAACGCCATTTCCACATGCGTCAAAGGAAAATTCGGCTGGGATTTCGTCAACAGCGAAGAGCGCCTAACGAAACCGCTCATTCGCAAAGGCGACGTATTCGTCGAGTCGACATGGGACGAAGCACTCGACTTGGTCGCGGAAAAGCTCGGGGCGATCAAGCGGCAATACGGCGGCAACGCCATCGGCTTTATTTCATCATCAAAAATTTCCAACGAAGAAAACTATTTAATGCAAAAGTTGGCACGGCAAGTATTTGAAACGAACAATGTCGACAACTGTTCGCGCTATTGCCAGTCGCCGGCAACAGACGGCCTGTTCCGTACGGTCGGCATGGGCGGCGACTCCGGCACGATTCACGACATCGCCACCGCGGGGCTTGTCATCATCATCGGTGCCAATCCAGCTGAGGGGCATCCGGTGCTCGCTACCCGCGTCAAACGGGCGCATAAACTGTTTGGCCAAAAACTCATTGTTGCGGACTTGCGCCGAAATGAAATGGCCGAGCGGGCTGACCTGTTCATCCGCCCGAAACAAGGCACCGACCAAGTATGGCTGATGGCCGTGACAAAATACATCATCGACCAAGGCTGGCATGATGAAGCATTCATTCGCGAGCGCGTCCATTTCTTTGACGAGTTTAAACAGCTGCTCGAAAAATATACGCTCGACTATGCTGAACAAGTGACCGGCATCGCCAAAGCCGATCTCATCCGCATCGCCGAGATGATCCACGAAGCAGACGGCACGTGCGTCCTCTGGGGCATGGGGGTCACGCAAAACACGGGCGGCAGCGATACATCGGCGGCGATTTCCAACTTGCTTTTGGCAACCGGCAACTACGGTCGTCCGGGGGCGGGCGCGTTCCCATTGCGCGGCCATAACAACGTCCAAGGCGCCTGCGACATGGGTTCGCTTCCTGCCTGGCTGCCTGGCTACCAACATGTCACCGATGATGAGGCGCGAGCGAAGTTTGAAAAAGCGTACGGCGTCCGCATCGATGCGAAACCAGGCCTTGACAACATCCAAATGCTCGAAGCGGCCGAGCGCGGCGAGCTGAAAGCGATGTATATCATCGGCGAAGATATGGCGCTTGTCGACTGCAACGCCAACCATGTGCAAGAGACGTTGGCGAAGCTTGACTTTGTTGTCGTTCAAGACATTTTCTTGTCAAAAACAGCGCAATTTGCTGATGTCATCTTGCCAGCAGCGCCAAGTTTGGAAAAGGAAGGAACTTTCACGAATACCGAGCGCCGCATCCAACGGTTTTACCAAGCGCTGGAGCCTCTTGGCGACTCCAAGCCAGACTGGTGGATCATTCAAGAAATCGCGAAGCGGCTTGGCGCCGATTGGAATTACGCTGGCCCGAAAGAAATCATGGATGAAATCGCCAGCCTCGCCCCACTGTACTCACAAGCGCATTACGACCGGCTCGAGGGCTGGAACAGCTTATGCTGGGGCAGCCATGACGGGGCTGACACGCCGCTGTTGTACAAAGAGCGGTTCAACTTCCCGGACGGCAAAGCCCGCTTTGCGTTAGCCGATTGGGTCGAACCGGTGCAATATCCGGAAGAGTACGATTTGCTTGTGAACAACGGCCGATTGCTCGAACATTTCCATGAAGGAAACTTGACGTACAAATCCAAAGGCATCGAGCATAAATTCCCAGAAGTGTTTGTCGAAGTATCCCCTGAACTCGCCAAAGAACGCGGCATTGAAGATGGGGCGCTCGTTCGGCTCATCTCGCCGTACGGCCGCGTCAAAGTGCGCGTGCTCGTCACCGATCGAGTCAGAGGCAATGAACTGTTCTTGCCGATGCACTCCACAGCCAATGAGAGCGCCATTAACATGCTGACCGGCCCGCAAACCGACCATCGCACGAACACGCCGGCTTACAAACAAGCCCGAGTGCGCATGGAAGTCATTGAACGGTCCGGCAAGACGCCGCTGCCGCGCACAAATCCGCGCTTTAAAAAGCGGCATCCGCAAAACGGCGTCGAGGTGGAGCGGAAGTGGCGGCGAAGCGACTACGTGCCGCTCACCGAGGAAAACAAGGGGGTGACGATCGGTGGCTAA
- the fdhD gene encoding formate dehydrogenase accessory sulfurtransferase FdhD, translating to MSGFAAKRRPIAKYRNGRFVEEEDEIALEFPLTITVNGEEFATIVCTPAHLDELVIGFLASEGAIRTCSDIKGMTIDGERGFAYVELAAGGLPAKQFYAKRFIGSCCGKSRQFYFYNDMKTAKTIVGGITVKADDCIRLMKALHERSTDFAATGGLHNAALATPDEMVVIRSDIGRHNALDKLYGYCLRHQVAMKDKLIVFSGRVSSEVLLKAAKMGVSVLLSKSAPTTLALDLADELGITVVGFLRGQAFNVYTHESRIIIG from the coding sequence GTGAGCGGGTTTGCGGCGAAACGGCGACCGATTGCGAAATACCGGAACGGGCGCTTTGTTGAGGAAGAGGACGAGATCGCGCTCGAGTTTCCGTTGACCATAACGGTCAATGGCGAGGAGTTTGCGACGATCGTTTGCACGCCGGCGCATCTAGATGAATTGGTAATCGGATTTTTGGCTTCGGAAGGAGCCATTCGGACGTGCAGCGACATCAAAGGGATGACCATTGATGGTGAGCGGGGCTTTGCTTATGTCGAACTCGCCGCAGGCGGACTGCCGGCCAAACAGTTTTATGCCAAGCGGTTCATCGGCTCGTGCTGCGGAAAAAGCCGGCAATTTTATTTTTACAATGACATGAAGACGGCGAAAACGATCGTCGGCGGCATCACGGTGAAGGCGGATGACTGCATTCGCCTCATGAAAGCGCTGCACGAGCGGTCGACGGACTTTGCGGCGACGGGCGGTCTTCACAACGCCGCGCTCGCCACACCGGATGAGATGGTCGTGATTCGTTCTGACATCGGGCGTCACAACGCGCTCGATAAGCTGTATGGCTATTGCCTGCGTCATCAAGTTGCGATGAAAGACAAGCTCATTGTATTCAGCGGCCGCGTTTCATCGGAAGTGCTGTTAAAGGCGGCGAAAATGGGAGTGAGCGTCCTGCTCTCAAAATCGGCGCCGACGACGCTGGCCTTGGATTTGGCGGATGAACTCGGCATAACCGTCGTTGGCTTTTTGCGCGGGCAGGCGTTTAACGTGTATACGCATGAGAGTCGGATCATCATCGGGTAA